From Paenibacillus sp. GP183, one genomic window encodes:
- a CDS encoding type II secretion system F family protein has translation MLYLSFFFTVALAVYTVFIHREEKSKRHKHRLSQVKGELDGLSMEAQDEAAVKSESALGNLLKNLFRPLRRSFTRRLQGWEETRIEHKLQQAGRPFNMSPIDYRILQLSLLILLPVLFGGYSFILGVGIGFKILFILAGFIAALLLPGYYLKLKTRQRSRFALRELPDVLDLLTVSLEAGLGFDSAISKMVAKKEGVLAGEFRRCLEEIRLGKTRREALTGVKERLVLDEMKVLISSILQAEKLGIGLVQVLRVQSHEVREKRKQRAEEEAMKAPVKMLFPLVLFIFPSIFIVLLGPAAIQFIQVFSNNKP, from the coding sequence ATGCTTTATCTTTCCTTTTTCTTTACGGTGGCGCTGGCAGTTTACACGGTATTTATACATCGTGAGGAGAAGAGCAAGCGACACAAACACCGGCTGTCTCAAGTGAAAGGGGAATTGGACGGACTCAGCATGGAAGCTCAAGATGAGGCTGCTGTGAAAAGTGAATCTGCTCTTGGCAACTTGCTTAAAAATCTGTTCCGACCCCTTCGCCGCAGCTTTACCCGCAGGCTCCAGGGCTGGGAGGAAACCCGCATCGAGCATAAGCTGCAGCAGGCCGGACGGCCGTTCAACATGTCGCCGATTGATTATCGAATCCTGCAGCTGTCTTTGCTGATCCTGCTTCCCGTTCTATTTGGCGGTTACAGCTTCATTTTGGGAGTGGGAATAGGCTTCAAGATTCTTTTTATACTTGCAGGCTTCATTGCCGCTTTACTTCTGCCGGGCTATTACCTGAAATTAAAAACAAGGCAGCGAAGTAGATTCGCACTTAGGGAGCTGCCGGATGTATTGGATTTACTAACCGTAAGCTTGGAGGCGGGACTGGGCTTTGATTCGGCGATCAGCAAGATGGTCGCGAAGAAGGAGGGTGTCCTGGCGGGGGAATTTCGGCGATGCTTGGAGGAAATTCGCCTCGGCAAGACAAGGAGGGAAGCGTTGACCGGAGTCAAGGAACGGCTCGTTCTCGACGAAATGAAGGTGCTGATCAGCAGCATTTTGCAGGCGGAAAAGCTTGGGATCGGACTTGTGCAGGTGCTGCGCGTTCAGTCGCATGAGGTTCGCGAGAAGAGGAAGCAGCGGGCTGAGGAAGAAGCGATGAAGGCGCCGGTTAAAATGCTCTTTCCCTTGGTGCTGTTTATATTCCCCAGCATTTTCATTGTTCTCCTAGGTCCAGCTGCTATCCAGTTTATACAGGTATTTAGTAATAATAAACCATGA
- a CDS encoding type II secretion system F family protein, whose protein sequence is MRWIIMGMVGMSSFMLILSLLQILFLSNKRMDHRLQRYLELNDKIQLSRKKFNLLVQLQLYKQTVRDKVLSRKKKNLLESWLSRSGVSLKPEEYILFQWISTFLCAGFLYLLTGNILFLLAGAIAGYMLPRWWIARKQRKRVVDFNDGLLDMLTTIIGSLRAGFSFMQALRTVVDESEGPIREESELVLKEMQYGTSMEDALNEWKERMPSEDLDLMIQAILIQRQIGGNLAVVLETIIQTIRDRIRIERQVTTLTAQGRLSGMIVGLLPFVLGLILYFIAPNYIGSLFHHPIGLMMVGAGLISGAIGFVFVRKLTTIEV, encoded by the coding sequence ATGCGTTGGATCATCATGGGAATGGTCGGGATGTCCAGCTTTATGCTGATTTTGAGCTTGCTGCAAATACTGTTTCTATCCAATAAGCGGATGGACCATCGATTGCAGCGCTATTTGGAATTGAACGATAAAATACAGCTGAGCCGCAAGAAGTTTAACCTGCTCGTTCAACTGCAGTTATACAAACAGACGGTTCGCGATAAAGTGCTTTCCCGAAAAAAGAAAAACCTCCTGGAATCCTGGCTCAGCCGTTCCGGGGTTTCCTTAAAGCCTGAAGAATATATTCTGTTCCAATGGATCAGCACCTTCCTCTGCGCAGGGTTCCTTTATTTATTGACGGGCAACATTCTGTTTTTGCTTGCAGGTGCGATAGCGGGGTATATGCTGCCCCGATGGTGGATTGCGAGAAAGCAGCGGAAGCGCGTAGTGGATTTCAACGACGGATTGCTGGATATGCTCACGACCATCATTGGTTCTCTGCGAGCCGGCTTCAGTTTTATGCAAGCGCTGAGGACTGTCGTGGATGAGTCGGAAGGACCGATCCGGGAGGAATCGGAGCTCGTACTGAAAGAAATGCAGTATGGCACCAGCATGGAGGATGCATTGAACGAATGGAAGGAACGGATGCCCAGCGAGGATCTTGACCTGATGATCCAGGCGATTTTGATTCAACGGCAAATCGGTGGGAATCTCGCTGTAGTGCTGGAGACGATCATCCAAACCATTCGTGATCGCATCCGAATAGAGCGGCAGGTAACTACGCTTACCGCTCAAGGGCGGTTGTCAGGAATGATTGTTGGATTGCTGCCCTTTGTGCTGGGCTTGATCCTCTATTTCATTGCACCAAACTACATAGGCTCATTATTTCATCATCCGATTGGTCTTATGATGGTGGGAGCAGGTTTGATTTCAGGTGCCATCGGTTTTGTCTTCGTCCGAAAATTGACTACAATCGAGGTGTAA
- a CDS encoding CpaF family protein, which yields MSLMDKIQAKTGANVIENPLGTVSIEAEGLAPTAPKKDLLTTFRAIRGTDSRPKEQTYQMTKHQELKNKLHKQILSILKDDDIAAIVPKIDEMAVELILEDESFRGKIDRKKVVEELINDLTGFGPINPLLLDPEITEVMVNGPNQVYVERGGKIEISYVQFRDDEHVMNIIDKIVAPIGRRVDESSPMVDARLPDGSRVNVIIPPLALKGPTITIRKFSKDPFTIDNLIDFGTITRDMAIFLEACVKAKLNIFVSGGTGSGKTTTLNVLSSFIPSDERIVTIEDAAELQLWQDHVVSLESRPSNIEGKGAITIRDLVRNSLRMRPERIVIGEVRGGEALDMLQAMNTGHDGSLATGHSNSPRDMISRLETMVLMGGIDLPVKAIREQIAGAIDVIIQQSRLKDGSRRITNITEVQGMEGDVIVLQDIFSFRQIGVDEQGKIMGKLIPTGIRPKFYERLETSGIHIPASVFIEEE from the coding sequence ATGAGTTTGATGGATAAAATTCAGGCGAAAACGGGTGCAAATGTAATAGAAAATCCTTTAGGCACCGTATCAATAGAAGCAGAAGGTCTTGCACCCACGGCACCGAAGAAGGATCTTTTAACTACATTTAGAGCTATCCGGGGGACAGATTCTCGTCCTAAAGAGCAAACGTATCAGATGACGAAGCATCAAGAATTGAAAAACAAGCTGCACAAACAGATTTTAAGCATATTGAAGGATGACGATATAGCGGCTATTGTGCCCAAGATTGACGAGATGGCAGTTGAGCTCATCCTGGAGGACGAATCTTTCCGCGGCAAGATCGATCGGAAGAAGGTGGTAGAAGAGCTCATCAACGACCTCACCGGCTTCGGTCCGATCAATCCACTGCTGCTCGATCCGGAAATTACCGAGGTTATGGTCAACGGTCCGAATCAAGTCTATGTGGAGCGTGGAGGCAAGATTGAAATCTCCTATGTGCAATTCAGAGATGATGAGCATGTGATGAACATAATTGACAAAATTGTTGCACCGATTGGCCGAAGGGTGGACGAAAGCAGTCCGATGGTGGACGCGAGGCTGCCGGATGGCTCCCGTGTGAATGTCATCATTCCTCCACTTGCTTTGAAGGGGCCAACCATTACTATACGTAAATTTTCCAAGGATCCGTTTACTATCGACAATTTGATTGATTTTGGCACTATCACGCGTGATATGGCAATTTTCCTTGAGGCTTGTGTAAAAGCAAAGCTGAATATATTTGTGAGCGGCGGTACCGGCTCCGGAAAAACGACCACACTTAATGTGCTGTCATCCTTCATTCCAAGCGATGAACGTATCGTTACAATTGAGGATGCCGCAGAGCTTCAGCTGTGGCAGGATCATGTCGTATCGTTGGAATCGCGGCCCTCGAATATTGAAGGGAAAGGTGCCATTACGATCCGTGATCTTGTACGCAATTCGCTAAGGATGCGGCCGGAGCGTATCGTCATTGGCGAGGTGCGCGGAGGAGAGGCGCTGGATATGCTCCAAGCGATGAATACAGGACATGATGGATCTCTGGCGACGGGTCACTCCAATAGCCCGCGGGACATGATTTCCCGTTTGGAGACGATGGTGCTGATGGGCGGGATCGATTTGCCGGTGAAAGCGATCAGGGAGCAGATCGCCGGAGCCATTGATGTCATTATCCAACAGTCACGTCTCAAGGATGGTTCGCGTAGAATTACAAACATTACTGAGGTACAGGGGATGGAGGGCGATGTCATCGTCCTGCAGGATATTTTTTCATTCCGGCAAATCGGTGTAGATGAGCAGGGTAAAATCATGGGTAAACTGATCCCAACGGGAATCCGCCCTAAATTTTACGAGCGATTGGAAACATCCGGCATCCATATCCCGGCATCTGTTTTCATCGAAGAGGAGTGA
- a CDS encoding P-loop NTPase — protein sequence MDQAERMNEEQSKGKRGEMIVICSAKGGIGRTVLAVNLAVALTKKNIQISVLDGNFQFGDVSLALDLHPTFSIKDVVDEIGTMDRFMLAGYLIHHASGVKVMAAPERPEFADLVTPVVIERVCDLLLSHHDYLLVDTGVGLQDRTLQFIEKADQVFVMTTLEMTSIKNTKLMLETMDILGCRQKAQVVINRSTMDSVIKTTDAQEILNEELPIYIPNDFQIVSQSLNIGIPFVLNHAKTDIAKSIFKMAEQLISRREISLFKPKQASLLHQLFHKTKGITSIF from the coding sequence ATGGATCAAGCTGAAAGGATGAACGAGGAGCAGAGCAAGGGCAAGCGTGGCGAGATGATTGTGATTTGCAGCGCTAAGGGCGGCATCGGGCGAACGGTTTTGGCGGTGAATCTGGCAGTTGCGCTGACCAAGAAAAACATCCAGATCAGTGTGCTGGACGGTAATTTTCAATTTGGCGACGTCTCATTAGCGTTGGACCTTCATCCGACATTCTCGATCAAAGATGTTGTAGATGAGATCGGGACCATGGATCGTTTTATGCTGGCGGGCTATCTCATTCATCATGCTAGCGGGGTAAAGGTCATGGCAGCACCTGAACGGCCAGAGTTTGCCGATTTGGTTACTCCAGTGGTTATCGAACGAGTATGTGATCTATTGCTGTCACATCATGATTATCTGCTGGTCGATACCGGTGTCGGGCTTCAAGATCGGACACTGCAATTTATTGAAAAAGCAGATCAGGTTTTCGTAATGACAACACTGGAGATGACTTCAATTAAAAACACCAAGCTGATGCTGGAAACGATGGACATTCTCGGCTGCAGGCAGAAGGCACAGGTGGTCATTAATCGCTCCACCATGGACAGTGTGATTAAAACAACGGATGCACAGGAGATTTTAAACGAAGAGCTGCCGATCTACATTCCTAATGACTTTCAGATTGTTTCCCAATCATTGAATATTGGAATCCCTTTCGTACTCAATCACGCGAAAACGGATATTGCCAAGTCGATTTTTAAAATGGCGGAACAGCTCATTTCCCGCAGGGAAATTTCACTGTTTAAACCAAAGCAAGCCTCGCTGCTGCATCAGTTATTTCATAAGACAAAAGGGATCACTTCGATATTCTAA
- the cpaB gene encoding Flp pilus assembly protein CpaB — translation MRSKIILVMALLMGLVTTVLFFNYMKKFDQVKAADASVVTVIGAKQAIKANTKITPEMLQTMQVPAALVHPQAVRNSTDAVDKIAVMDMAPDEILLSHHLKNQVEEALFVSKKVQEGYRAVTVGVNLVQSVSNLIEPGDYVDVVSTLTDKLSDKVISTTINQNLRVLAIGRRMVEAKSDTPYAEYSTVTLEAKPEDSVTLINANGRGSINLLLRSRINAASDKK, via the coding sequence ATGAGATCCAAGATCATTTTGGTAATGGCCCTGCTTATGGGGCTGGTGACAACTGTACTTTTTTTTAATTACATGAAAAAGTTCGATCAAGTTAAGGCTGCTGACGCAAGTGTCGTTACAGTTATAGGAGCCAAGCAAGCCATCAAAGCAAATACAAAAATCACCCCTGAAATGCTTCAAACCATGCAGGTCCCCGCAGCACTTGTCCATCCGCAGGCTGTGAGAAATTCAACCGATGCCGTGGATAAGATTGCGGTTATGGACATGGCACCCGATGAAATACTGCTTTCCCACCATTTGAAAAATCAGGTGGAGGAGGCGCTTTTTGTCTCTAAAAAAGTTCAAGAGGGTTATCGGGCAGTTACCGTTGGAGTCAATTTAGTCCAATCCGTCTCCAATTTGATTGAGCCTGGTGATTATGTCGATGTGGTGTCAACTCTAACGGATAAGCTGTCGGATAAGGTCATTTCCACGACGATTAACCAAAATTTGCGGGTCCTGGCGATTGGAAGGCGGATGGTTGAGGCTAAATCGGACACGCCTTATGCGGAATATAGTACGGTGACACTTGAAGCGAAACCAGAGGATTCAGTAACTCTAATAAATGCGAATGGAAGGGGCAGCATCAATCTGCTGCTCCGAAGCCGGATAAATGCTGCGTCTGACAAGAAGTAG
- a CDS encoding prepilin peptidase — protein MWTDLILLMVIGICVVTDLKKRMIYNKVIFPALLVAFGLHAALEGWSGLGQSLLGFTVGLCILLIPYLLGGMGAGDVKLLALVGALKGTWFVLAASVYMALLGALIAVAVVLFQRDFRQRIQFLLYVLIGIRYGLQIQWKEHFTSGTYPYGVAIAGGAALCLFQKGW, from the coding sequence TTGTGGACTGATCTGATCCTGCTGATGGTCATTGGGATTTGTGTCGTTACCGATCTAAAGAAACGAATGATTTATAACAAAGTGATTTTCCCCGCGCTGCTTGTTGCATTTGGTTTACATGCCGCATTGGAAGGCTGGTCTGGCCTGGGGCAGTCTTTACTTGGGTTTACCGTGGGGCTTTGCATCCTGCTGATTCCTTACCTATTAGGGGGGATGGGCGCAGGTGATGTAAAGCTGTTGGCGCTGGTGGGGGCTTTGAAAGGAACATGGTTTGTTCTGGCGGCCTCCGTCTATATGGCGCTGCTTGGAGCATTAATCGCCGTTGCGGTAGTTTTGTTCCAGAGAGATTTTCGCCAAAGGATTCAATTTCTCTTGTATGTGCTGATAGGGATACGATATGGTCTGCAAATCCAGTGGAAGGAGCATTTTACCTCAGGAACTTATCCCTACGGTGTTGCTATAGCTGGAGGTGCTGCGCTTTGTTTATTCCAGAAAGGGTGGTGA
- a CDS encoding Flp family type IVb pilin: protein MVNKIKGLLKEEAGQGMTEYGLVLGLIAVAVVGTLVLLRTQIIALFNNAKAGVDAGVAGMK from the coding sequence ATGGTAAACAAAATCAAAGGTCTATTGAAGGAAGAAGCAGGACAAGGGATGACAGAGTATGGTTTGGTGCTAGGCTTGATCGCTGTTGCGGTTGTTGGAACCTTGGTTTTACTTCGCACACAAATTATAGCTTTATTCAATAATGCGAAAGCAGGTGTAGATGCTGGCGTTGCCGGAATGAAATAA
- a CDS encoding DUF192 domain-containing protein produces MKMMIRENGLLLGHHIDRAETFIQRFKGLMLQKQLPIGHGLYIRPCKSVHTFFMKFEIDVLHLDDDGRIVGMEQSLKPGTIGAAIPATKSVLELPAGTLEQEGISMGQTVVMV; encoded by the coding sequence ATGAAAATGATGATCAGGGAAAACGGGCTGCTGCTTGGACATCACATTGATAGAGCGGAGACGTTTATCCAAAGGTTTAAAGGTTTGATGCTTCAGAAGCAGCTTCCGATTGGACACGGATTATACATACGTCCATGTAAAAGCGTACACACATTTTTTATGAAATTTGAAATTGATGTACTTCACCTGGACGATGACGGCCGTATTGTTGGAATGGAGCAATCCTTGAAACCGGGAACCATTGGGGCAGCCATACCGGCAACGAAATCCGTATTGGAGCTGCCGGCCGGCACCTTGGAACAAGAAGGTATTTCTATGGGACAAACTGTAGTGATGGTGTAA
- a CDS encoding IS1182 family transposase, translated as MLRDIRQKVDFTFIYEKVHHLYSPMGRKSIDPVLLIKMLLIGYLYGIPSERKLEQDIIVNLAYRWFLGLDLGESVPDHSTLSQNRRRRFKDSEVFQEIFDHIVSNCISKGTVTGEVVVVDSTHIKVNASKGKTEKVVVEKKPSEYFKDLEQEARRIESELNNDPNKKKRGKKPKEKCAEKEVTQSKSDPEAGLLSRPNKPKGFHYLAHTTIDTKHGIITDIHVTPGNINDHEPFTARLKEQQEKFDLRIQKVGADKGYDRSPVHYALEKLEIKGYIVPIDSDENHLKKSGLTYDKTNDIYTCIKGKTLRFTHINFHTEKQAYTKMYASKSKDCEQCSLRFGCFGKTGNRRTIQRPLFQEAKERNVVRSRSDEYRTIQKARRVWCEGSFGTMKRCHNLTYTYKNGIRNATEHCLLSALALNIKRMIKAA; from the coding sequence TTGTTGCGGGATATTCGACAAAAAGTCGACTTCACTTTTATTTATGAAAAAGTGCATCACCTCTACTCACCAATGGGACGAAAATCCATTGACCCCGTTCTCCTTATAAAAATGCTGCTTATTGGATACCTGTATGGAATACCTTCGGAAAGAAAGTTAGAGCAAGACATTATTGTAAATCTAGCTTACCGATGGTTTCTAGGTTTAGATCTGGGTGAATCTGTTCCTGACCACTCGACATTAAGTCAAAACCGCCGCAGGCGATTCAAAGACAGCGAGGTATTCCAAGAAATCTTTGATCATATCGTTTCAAATTGCATCAGCAAAGGTACGGTAACTGGGGAAGTTGTCGTTGTGGATTCCACTCACATCAAAGTGAACGCTTCAAAAGGAAAAACGGAGAAAGTCGTTGTCGAGAAGAAACCATCCGAATATTTCAAGGATCTAGAACAAGAAGCTCGCCGAATTGAATCCGAGCTCAATAATGATCCGAACAAGAAAAAACGCGGGAAGAAACCAAAGGAGAAATGCGCGGAAAAAGAAGTAACTCAAAGCAAATCCGACCCTGAAGCAGGACTGTTAAGCAGACCCAACAAACCTAAAGGATTTCATTACCTAGCCCATACCACGATTGACACAAAACATGGAATCATCACAGACATCCATGTGACTCCAGGAAACATAAATGACCACGAGCCATTTACTGCTCGGTTAAAAGAGCAACAAGAAAAGTTTGATTTACGAATCCAAAAGGTTGGAGCGGACAAAGGCTACGATCGTTCTCCTGTACATTATGCACTCGAAAAGCTTGAGATAAAGGGGTACATAGTACCCATAGATTCTGATGAGAATCATTTGAAAAAATCAGGCCTGACATATGACAAGACAAACGATATATATACGTGCATAAAAGGAAAAACCCTTCGGTTTACGCACATCAACTTTCACACGGAAAAGCAAGCTTACACGAAGATGTATGCTTCAAAAAGCAAGGATTGTGAGCAATGTTCGTTGCGTTTCGGTTGTTTTGGCAAGACTGGTAATCGAAGGACAATTCAACGTCCGTTATTTCAAGAAGCAAAGGAACGAAATGTTGTCCGTTCACGTTCAGATGAATATCGCACGATTCAAAAAGCAAGGCGCGTGTGGTGCGAGGGCAGTTTTGGAACGATGAAGAGGTGTCACAACTTAACATATACCTATAAGAACGGCATTCGGAACGCCACCGAACATTGCCTTCTTTCCGCGTTGGCTTTAAATATAAAACGAATGATAAAAGCGGCATAA
- a CDS encoding S-layer homology domain-containing protein, translated as MSGLRKYAQVILILVLTISLVLPIAPTKVRADNRDNHSIAFNDIKNHWAQASIERLIDSQIVNGFEDGTFRSEGTVTREQFVKMLVQSQKYPLIDDTSPFSDVDKSRWSNTYILTAIKNGIIIPTEYGATFKPEEEISREEMAKMAARSLKLSDNEGALNFNDNDGIKNNRGLVGATVKAGIINGFPDGSFKPNDTATRAQAVVIITRVLDSKSKDITKENANNSVTLMPGVVTVDQSTVKQITNVAQDGSSIAFQGSPDAITNLKAGDIFTVVPSKDSALSIDYPFGFAKKVVSISNMGTQTVVQTSNPDFSEVVKDINIHSEDRVTSDQFIPADGVSIGKLADSSNPKEVVRILSADNELKPITFNKTIKGKGKNEIKLDGEIVFENPKVKSDISLSSNRMMVDFIAEAHGSINLTGNLELKDEPKPLPLGTFIVPVGTTGLGVKFELDLIVKMDGSADLTIKSTEKLTMEAGFKLDSDGLKPIGDFSLKPELKPVEFKGKFEGSVALAPNIYLSFLTFSLAGIENNFGLKFTIEGTYSLDSSAFAQSGGTQGSKGCLSMKDSFFIESNAAIKQIIKKEINLYKYENVFAQMNRCADVESIEVHPNELFLKPGGSEQLSVIGTMADNNALSNKLHRALTSDLQYQSEDKKLAIVDKNGLVSVPLNATPGSKTTITVSYHDKSASVTLVVQDINSQNQSNAPTKNTDPIPANNLTTDTLVRLEDLPIANQSLISDSGIRGSGVITPFHQAVSDTTGKYVFNGGILSGNFLDKNKPGFGENSGNNWVEYKIDGNFTEFTGTLFNPKLGYTGRAGRNLVRISGDGNLLYSYDEFNGLSAPVNFNVNIKGVKVLRMEFPFSPTDYSYSPWGIGNSYLKVVTKKPQSVFTSTNKRELELVGELNDTIHNAYPIESGTKYNAILQNADDVDWYKISTQKDGKVRIVLSNVPYQISGWLYDENEKVLTGMVPLTKDSWYNELELKKGKYYWRVSPLNWGESRSEGKYTISASFSMDE; from the coding sequence ATGTCAGGCTTACGAAAGTACGCGCAAGTAATTTTAATTTTAGTCTTAACAATTAGCTTAGTGCTTCCAATCGCCCCAACAAAGGTCAGAGCAGATAATAGGGATAATCATAGTATCGCCTTTAATGATATAAAGAATCATTGGGCACAAGCATCTATTGAACGTTTAATAGATTCACAGATTGTGAATGGTTTTGAAGACGGGACGTTTAGATCGGAAGGAACGGTAACAAGAGAACAATTTGTTAAAATGTTAGTCCAATCACAAAAATATCCACTAATTGATGATACGTCACCTTTTTCAGATGTTGACAAAAGTCGTTGGTCCAATACATACATTTTAACGGCAATAAAGAATGGCATTATAATTCCTACGGAATACGGAGCTACATTTAAACCCGAAGAAGAAATTTCGCGTGAAGAAATGGCGAAAATGGCAGCCAGATCATTAAAGCTTTCGGACAATGAAGGCGCGTTGAATTTTAATGATAATGATGGTATCAAGAACAACCGAGGTTTAGTAGGTGCGACCGTAAAAGCAGGTATTATCAATGGTTTCCCTGATGGGTCCTTCAAACCGAATGACACTGCAACGCGGGCACAGGCAGTTGTTATTATTACAAGGGTGCTTGATAGTAAAAGTAAAGATATAACAAAAGAAAATGCCAATAATTCGGTAACTTTAATGCCTGGGGTTGTCACTGTTGACCAGTCAACAGTAAAACAAATTACAAATGTTGCGCAAGATGGCTCATCTATCGCATTTCAAGGCTCACCTGACGCCATTACGAATCTTAAAGCAGGAGATATTTTTACAGTTGTTCCATCCAAAGATTCCGCACTATCAATAGATTATCCATTTGGATTCGCAAAAAAGGTAGTTTCAATATCTAATATGGGCACACAAACGGTAGTTCAAACAAGCAATCCAGATTTTTCTGAAGTCGTAAAAGATATTAATATTCATTCTGAAGACCGAGTAACTTCAGATCAGTTTATTCCTGCAGACGGCGTTTCTATTGGTAAATTAGCGGATTCATCGAACCCTAAAGAAGTTGTCAGAATTTTATCGGCTGACAATGAACTGAAACCTATTACATTTAACAAGACTATTAAAGGAAAAGGTAAAAATGAAATAAAGCTTGATGGAGAAATCGTTTTTGAAAATCCTAAAGTGAAATCAGATATTAGTCTTTCATCGAATAGAATGATGGTGGATTTTATAGCTGAAGCGCATGGAAGTATCAATCTTACCGGTAATTTGGAACTAAAGGATGAGCCGAAACCACTGCCTTTAGGTACTTTTATAGTTCCTGTGGGTACTACAGGTTTAGGCGTAAAATTTGAATTAGATCTTATTGTTAAGATGGACGGGTCAGCTGATCTAACAATTAAATCCACAGAAAAATTAACAATGGAAGCGGGGTTTAAATTAGATTCAGATGGCCTAAAACCAATAGGTGATTTTTCTTTAAAGCCAGAGTTAAAGCCAGTCGAGTTCAAGGGGAAATTTGAAGGTTCTGTTGCTTTAGCACCAAATATTTATTTATCCTTTCTGACGTTTTCACTTGCGGGTATCGAAAATAACTTTGGACTTAAATTCACGATTGAAGGAACATATTCGCTTGATTCCAGTGCATTTGCACAATCCGGCGGAACACAAGGTAGTAAAGGTTGTTTAAGTATGAAAGACAGTTTCTTTATTGAGTCTAACGCGGCGATTAAACAAATAATTAAAAAAGAAATAAACCTTTATAAATACGAAAATGTATTTGCTCAGATGAATAGATGCGCGGATGTAGAAAGCATCGAAGTACATCCAAATGAACTGTTTTTAAAGCCAGGTGGTAGCGAGCAACTTTCTGTTATTGGGACAATGGCTGATAATAATGCTTTATCCAATAAACTCCATCGTGCTTTGACATCGGATTTGCAATATCAATCGGAAGATAAAAAATTAGCAATTGTGGATAAGAATGGGCTTGTTTCAGTACCATTGAATGCCACGCCGGGATCGAAAACAACCATTACTGTAAGTTATCACGATAAATCTGCTAGTGTTACGCTTGTTGTACAGGATATTAATTCTCAGAATCAGTCAAATGCCCCAACAAAAAATACTGACCCGATACCGGCAAATAATTTAACCACTGATACTTTAGTTCGTCTTGAGGACCTTCCAATTGCCAACCAGTCCTTGATTTCGGACTCAGGAATACGAGGGAGTGGAGTTATTACTCCATTTCATCAAGCGGTGTCTGATACAACAGGGAAATATGTATTTAATGGTGGAATATTGAGCGGCAATTTCTTGGATAAAAATAAGCCGGGTTTTGGGGAAAACTCGGGAAACAATTGGGTTGAATACAAAATTGATGGCAATTTTACCGAGTTTACCGGAACATTATTCAATCCGAAATTGGGTTATACCGGGCGAGCAGGTCGTAACCTCGTAAGAATAAGCGGCGATGGAAATCTACTATATAGTTATGATGAATTCAATGGTCTTTCCGCTCCGGTTAATTTCAATGTAAATATCAAAGGCGTTAAAGTTTTACGAATGGAGTTTCCATTTAGTCCAACTGATTACTCCTATAGTCCTTGGGGAATTGGAAACTCTTATTTGAAAGTTGTAACGAAAAAACCACAGTCTGTTTTTACGTCAACGAACAAGCGTGAGCTTGAACTTGTCGGTGAACTTAACGATACAATACATAACGCGTACCCTATTGAGTCAGGGACAAAATATAATGCAATTTTGCAGAATGCGGATGATGTCGATTGGTACAAAATCTCTACACAAAAGGATGGAAAAGTGCGAATTGTTTTAAGTAACGTGCCTTACCAAATCAGTGGCTGGTTGTATGATGAAAACGAAAAGGTTCTAACAGGTATGGTTCCATTAACTAAAGATTCCTGGTACAATGAACTCGAATTAAAAAAGGGGAAATACTACTGGCGTGTTTCGCCTCTTAATTGGGGAGAATCAAGATCTGAGGGCAAATATACAATCTCCGCCTCCTTCTCAATGGATGAATAA